A DNA window from Hordeum vulgare subsp. vulgare chromosome 1H, MorexV3_pseudomolecules_assembly, whole genome shotgun sequence contains the following coding sequences:
- the LOC123426842 gene encoding pentatricopeptide repeat-containing protein At1g09900-like: MASSASVAALVSLPFPTCPSSDDSDDAKPLPPPPTSGQTFPPPQQHQQRPQWWQLERDCNVAMKALARAGEVDQVLALFTELRASRAGSDGASPPNVLCYNTLVNALAEAGRVEEAHHAFDEMLAAGVAPNASSLNILVKLHSWRSARFDLAYKVIIRLQELGVEADVGTYSTLVTGLCRVGRVEEAWGVLEWMLEVGCRPMVQTYTPIVHGYCHEGRVDEAKELMSTMVNAGCPPNVVTYNVLIRALCDAARFDEVRQVLTDSRTKDWKPTTVTYNTFMNGLCKKGMAKEALEQLDVMLGEGLDPTDFTFSILLNCLCHDSRIPDAICLLERSTSLKCYAGVVAYNTVMSRLCEMGHWMGVLKLLTDMIKRGVMPSTRTFNIVIRSLCFGRKFSIAKSLASNQGFAANVVTYNTLIYFVFYYHRKLSEVKHLIFDMLAERIAPDEVTYTIIVDGFCRDGFFDTATGYFLESLKIGLSRDLFAVLTNRLAHNGKIWETIHIFKGMEEKGFLPDNSIFDLTIRTFCRAGYCNEREMFKLNFILDTMWESSEVNPFVYRKEGNN; the protein is encoded by the coding sequence ATGGCCTCCTCCGCCTCTGTTGCGGCCCTCGTCTCCCTCCCCTTTCCCACTTGCCCCTCCTCCGACGACTCCGACGACGCCAAGCCCCTTCCGCCTCCACCCACGTCGGGACAAACCTTCCCTCCGCCGCAGCAGCATCAGCAGAGGCCGCAGTGGTGGCAGCTGGAGCGCGACTGCAACGTGGCCATGAAGGCCCTGGCGCGTGCCGGCGAAGTCGACCAGGTGCTCGCCCTCTTCACCGAGCTCAGGGCTTCCAGAGCCGGCTCTGATGGTGCCTCGCCGCCCAATGTGCTCTGCTACAACACTCTCGTCAACGCGCTTGCAGAAGCTGGCCGCGTGGAGGAGGCCCACCACGCATTTGACGAAATGCTTGCAGCAGGTGTGGCGCCCAATGCATCGTCCCTCAACATCCTTGTCAAGCTGCATTCGTGGAGATCTGCGCGGTTTGACCTCGCGTACAAGGTGATCATCCGGTTGCAAGAGCTCGGGGTGGAAGCTGACGTGGGCACCTACTCCACGCTTGTCACGGGGCTATGCCGTGTGGGGAGGGTGGAAGAGGCATGGGGCGTGCTCGAGTGGATGCTGGAAGTAGGGTGCCGTCCCATGGTACAAACTTACACGCCCATTGTACATGGATATTGCCATGAAGGTCGTGTCGACGAGGCCAAGGAGCTGATGTCCACGATGGTAAATGCTGGTTGTCCTCCCAATGTAGTCACCTACAATGTTCTGATCAGGGCTTTGTGTGATGCTGCCAGATTTGATGAAGTCAGGCAAGTTTTAACGGATAGTAGAACCAAGGATTGGAAACCCACTACTGTCACCTATAATACGTTTATGAATGGTCTCTGTAAGAAAGGTATGGCTAAGGAGGCACTTGAGCAGTTGGATGTTATGCTAGGCGAAGGGCTGGATCCCACAGATTttactttcagcattcttctgaatTGCCTTTGCCATGACTCGAGGATTCCCGATGCCATATGCTTGCTGGAGAGGAGCACATCGTTGAAATGCTATGCTGGTGTTGTTGCGTACAACACTGTGATGAGCAGGTTATGTGAAATGGGACATTGGATGGGTGTTCTAAAGTTGTTGACAGACATGATCAAGAGAGGTGTCATGCCAAGCACGAGGACGTTCAACATTGTCATTCGTAGTCTTTGCTTTGGCCGAAAGTTCTCCATAGCCAAGAGCCTCGCAAGTAACCAAGGTTTTGCTGCAAATGTTGTGACATACAATACgctcatttattttgttttttactACCATCGAAAGCTCAGTGAGGTGAAGCACCTAATatttgacatgctagcagagaggATTGCTCCAGATGAAGTTACCTACACTATAATTGTTGATGGATTTTGCAGAGATGGATTTTTTGATACAGCCACTGGTTACTTTCTAGAATCACTTAAGATTGGACTGTCAAGGGATCTTTTTGCTGTCCTTACAAACAGGCTTGCTCACAATGGCAAAATCTGGGAGACTATTCACATATTCAAGGGAAtggaagaaaaaggttttctcccTGATAATTCTATATTTGACCTCACAATCAGAACATTCTGTAGGGCTGGTTATTGTAATGAAAGAGAGATGTTTAAGCTTAACTTTATTTTGGATACAATGTGGGAAAGCAGTGAAGTCAACCCTTTTGTATATAGGAAAGAGGGCAATAATTGA